The Deltaproteobacteria bacterium genome contains the following window.
CGCGCGATCGTCGCCAACGTCAGCCGAGCGATCCGCGGCAAGCCCGAGGCGATCCGGCTCGCGCTCACCGCCCTGCTCGCGCGCGGCCACCTGCTCATCGAGGACATTCCTGGCGTCGGCAAGACCACCCTTGCCCGCGCGCTCGCGCGGTCGCTCGGCGGCACATTCCGGCGCATCCAGTTCACGTCCGACCTGCTGCCGTCCGACATCGTCGGCGTGTCCATCTACGACCCGGACGAGCACACCTTCGAGTTCCGCAAGGGGCCGATCTTCGCGAACGTCGTACTCGCGGACGAGATCAACCGGACGACACCGCGAACGCAATCCGCGCTGCTCGAGGCGATGAGCGACGGCCACGTGTCCGTCGACGACCGCACCCACCCGCTGGAACAACCGTTTCTCGTGCTCGCGACGCAAAACCCGGCCGAGCAGTTCGGCACCTATCCGCTGCCGGAATCGCAAATGGACCGGTTCCTGTTGCGCATCCGCATCGGCTACCCCGACGCCGCCACGGAGCGCGAGATTCTCAAGACCCGTCGCGCCGTCGATCCGGTCGAGGAGCTCGAGCCCGTGATCGATCACGCCACGATCCTCGCACTGCAGGCCAGCGTCGAACACGTGTCGGTCGACGACAAGCTGATCGACTACGCGCTGCGCGTCGTGCACGAGACCCGATCGTCGCCGGCTCTCGCGATCGGCGTGTCCACGCGCGGCGCGATCGCGTGGCACCGGGCGGCGCAAGCCTTTGCCCTGGTCGAAGGCCGCCACTACTGCATACCCGACGACTTCAAGCAGCTCGCGCTGCCCGCCCTCGCCCACCGCGTCGTGCTCGCGGCGGCGCAAGAGTCGATCGGACGCGCGCGAGACGAAGCCGAAGCGGCGATCGCCGAGATCCTCGCGCGCATTCCGGTGCCGCTGTGACGGGAGGGTGTTCGCCGCGCACGCCGCGCGCGCACCGCCGGTGCGCGGCCGGCTATCTGCTACGCTCATCGCCGTGACCAAGCGCCCGTGGTGGAGCCGACTGTGGCGGCGGCTGCGACCGCCACGCCGGCTCGAGATCACCCGTGAGGGCCGCTACTTCGTGTTCATCACCGTCGCGGTCGGCCTCGCCGCGATCAACACCGGCAACAACCTGCTCTACCTGGTGCTCGGCTGGCTGCTGTCGACCATCGTCGCGTCCGGCGCCATGTCGGACATGTCTCTGCGCGGCATTCGCGTGCACCGCCGGCCGCCGCCGCGCGTGTTCGCGAACCGGCCGTTTCTGATGGAGATTGCGGTCGACAACCTCAAGCGCGGGCTGTCGTCGTACTCGCTCGAGGTCGAAGACGTCGCCGATGGCACTCGAGTCGACAA
Protein-coding sequences here:
- a CDS encoding MoxR family ATPase, yielding MPVPEGAPEALRAIVANVSRAIRGKPEAIRLALTALLARGHLLIEDIPGVGKTTLARALARSLGGTFRRIQFTSDLLPSDIVGVSIYDPDEHTFEFRKGPIFANVVLADEINRTTPRTQSALLEAMSDGHVSVDDRTHPLEQPFLVLATQNPAEQFGTYPLPESQMDRFLLRIRIGYPDAATEREILKTRRAVDPVEELEPVIDHATILALQASVEHVSVDDKLIDYALRVVHETRSSPALAIGVSTRGAIAWHRAAQAFALVEGRHYCIPDDFKQLALPALAHRVVLAAAQESIGRARDEAEAAIAEILARIPVPL